Proteins from a single region of Heptranchias perlo isolate sHepPer1 chromosome 34, sHepPer1.hap1, whole genome shotgun sequence:
- the tlnrd1 gene encoding talin rod domain-containing protein 1 — protein sequence MASSGSAKSTSSSSGGGGGGSSSQQRRRLAFMCDMCKSKMQLVADLLLLSSDNRPVNTDSLSPVSGESFDKSRDTVIARTKGLSILTHDVQSQLNMGKYAEVGDSLAEMCELVVSLIECSAHAAYLAAAEAPGSQAAVAGLVDRYRMSRARHEVEHNCSLLRTSPVCELSPQLLLEVSRNISRSLKSLTDACVQASESSRDRFAKEQFKLSVKCMSSSATALLACVRELKSRPSEATRARCVLFGGPLVQSVHALVGFATEPQFLGKAAAVSPEGRAVQTAVLGGAMSVVSACVLLTQCLRDIALHSDSSKVPDYRQRLKNSAVAVSDGCNLLSQALRDRSSPRTLPPLNCHSVN from the coding sequence ATGGCTAGTAGCGGCTCGGCCAAGTCGACGAGCAGCAGCagtggcggcggcggcggcggcagcaGCTCACAGCAGAGGAGAAGACTGGCCTTCATGTGCGACATGTGCAAGAGCAAGATGCAACTGGTGGCCGACCTGCTCCTGCTGTCCAGCGACAACCGGCCGGTCAACACCGACAGCCTGTCCCCCGTCTCGGGCGAGTCTTTCGACAAGAGCCGGGACACGGTCATCGCCCGGACCAAAGGGCTCTCCATCCTCACCCACGACGTGCAGAGCCAGCTCAACATGGGCAAGTACGCCGAGGTGGGCGACAGCCTGGCGGAGATGTGCGAGCTGGTGGTGTCGCTGATCGAGTGCTCGGCCCACGCCGCTTACCTGGCCGCGGCCGAGGCGCCCGGCTCGCAGGCGGCCGTGGCCGGCCTGGTGGACCGTTACCGGATGAGCCGGGCCCGCCACGAAGTCGAGCACAACTGCAGCCTGCTGAGGACGTCGCCCGTGTGCGAGCTCAGCCCGCAGCTGCTGCTCGAGGTCTCCCGCAACATCTCCCGCAGCCTCAAGAGCCTGACGGACGCCTGCGTGCAGGCCTCGGAGAGCAGCCGCGACCGCTTCGCCAAGGAGCAGTTCAAGCTCAGCGTCAAGTGCATGAGCTCCAGCGCCACGGCGCTGCTGGCCTGCGTGCGGGAGCTCAAGTCGCGGCCCAGCGAGGCGACGCGGGCCCGCTGCGTGCTGTTCGGCGGGCCCCTGGTCCAGTCCGTCCACGCCCTGGTGGGCTTCGCCACCGAGCCGCAGTTCCTGGGCAAGGCGGCCGCCGTCAGCCCCGAGGGCCGGGCCGTGCAGACGGCCGTGCTGGGAGGGGCCATGAGCGTGGTGTCGGCCTGCGTCCTGCTCACCCAGTGCCTCCGGGACATCGCGCTGCACTCCGACAGCAGCAAGGTGCCCGACTACCGGCAACGCCTCAAGAACTCCGCCGTCGCCGTGTCCGACGGCTGCAACCTGCTGTCCCAGGCGCTGCGGGACAGATCCTCGCCCAGGACTTTACCGCCACTCAATTGCCATTCTGTGAATTAA